One genomic segment of Occultella kanbiaonis includes these proteins:
- a CDS encoding F0F1 ATP synthase subunit gamma: MAGQQRVYKQKIKSTQTLKKMFRAMELIAASRIGKARDRAVKASPYTRAITRAVSAVASHTDVDHVLTKDRTDTNRVALLVVTSDRGQAGAYSATVLREAERLRAQLIEDGKDPVLYVTGQRGVSFYRFRGIELERTWLGDSDNPRVEVAEEIGQTLLDAFRAPVDAGGVAELHVVYTRFRSMVAQEPQVLRMLPLEVVDGVAEPTSEVMPLYEFEPSADAVLDALLPRYIRSRIFNSLLQAAASELAARQRAMHTATENAQDIITNYTRLANQARQAEITQEISEIVSGADALAAS; this comes from the coding sequence ATGGCCGGGCAACAACGGGTCTACAAGCAGAAGATCAAGTCGACCCAGACGCTGAAGAAGATGTTCCGCGCCATGGAGCTGATCGCCGCGTCCCGGATCGGCAAGGCCCGGGACCGCGCGGTCAAGGCGAGCCCGTACACGCGGGCCATCACCCGTGCGGTGTCCGCCGTGGCCTCACACACGGACGTCGACCACGTCCTGACCAAGGACCGGACCGACACGAACCGGGTCGCCCTGCTCGTGGTCACCTCCGACCGTGGCCAGGCCGGCGCCTACTCGGCGACCGTGCTGCGCGAGGCGGAGCGCCTGCGGGCCCAGTTGATCGAGGACGGCAAGGACCCGGTCCTGTACGTGACCGGGCAACGCGGCGTGAGCTTCTACCGCTTCCGTGGCATCGAGCTCGAGCGCACCTGGCTCGGCGACTCCGACAACCCAAGGGTCGAGGTGGCCGAGGAGATCGGTCAGACCCTGCTGGACGCGTTCCGGGCCCCGGTCGACGCCGGTGGCGTCGCGGAGCTGCACGTGGTCTACACCCGGTTCCGCTCGATGGTCGCCCAGGAGCCCCAGGTGCTGCGGATGCTGCCCCTTGAGGTAGTCGACGGCGTGGCGGAGCCCACCAGCGAGGTCATGCCGCTGTACGAGTTCGAGCCGTCCGCCGACGCGGTGCTCGACGCGCTGCTGCCGCGGTACATCCGTAGCCGGATCTTCAACTCGCTGCTGCAGGCCGCGGCCTCCGAGCTCGCCGCCCGGCAGCGCGCGATGCACACCGCGACCGAGAACGCGCAGGACATCATCACCAACTACACGCGGCTTGCCAACCAGGCCAGGCAGGCCGAGATCACCCAGGAGATCAGCGAGATCGTCTCGGGTGCCGACGCCCTGGCCGCGAGCTGA